In one Nicotiana tomentosiformis chromosome 6, ASM39032v3, whole genome shotgun sequence genomic region, the following are encoded:
- the LOC138894148 gene encoding uncharacterized protein: protein MGTDYQLVVEIAWRIEGYRQKGREQMQQDKRTRFSGEFRGAPARGRGMPPDRDIYFCIDLAPGTQPISIPSYRMASKELKEQLEELLANGFVRPSVSPWGAPMLFVKKKDGPMRMCIDYRQLNKVTIKNKYPLPRIDNLFDQLQGARVFSKIDLRSRYRQLKIRELDVPKTAFQPSRILASVVAQSLLLEQIKARQFDDLHLAFLRATILQGVAKEVSIVEDGVLRLQGHLCVPNVDGLRERILEEAHSSRYFIHSGATKMYRDLRQHYWWRRMKKDIVEYVGRCLNCQQVKYEHQRPGGLIQHMTIPEWKWERITMDFVVGFPWTLRKFDAF from the exons atgggtactgattatcagctagtagtggagattgcttgGAGGATTGAGGGATACCGCCAGAagggtagagagcagatgcaaCAGGACAAGAGGACCCGtttctctggagagtttagaggtgccccggctaggggcagag gcatgccaccagatcgtgatatttatttctgtattgacttggctccgggtacccagcctatatctatcccatcgtACCGTATGGcttcgaaagagttgaaggagcaacttgAAGAGTTGTTAGCAAATGGGTttgtcagaccaagtgtatcaccttggggtgcaccaatgttatttgtgaaaaagaaagatggacctatgcggatgtgcattgattaccgccagttgaacaaagttaccatcaagaataagtacccgttacCGCGTATCGataatttgtttgaccagttgcagggtgctagggtgttctctaagattgacttgaggtcaaGGTAtcgtcagttgaagattcgggaattagacgttccgaagactgcttttc agcctagcCGAATCCTTGCATCTGTTGTTGCCCAATCTttactattggagcagatcaaggctcgacagtttgatgatctgcACTTGGCATTTCTTAGAGCGACGATACTACAGGGTGTTGCCAAAGAGGTTTCTATTGTCGAGGATGGTgtcctgcgactccagggtcatctatgtgttcctaatgtcgatggcttgagggagaggattctagaggaggcacacagttctaggtatttcATTCattcaggtgctacgaagatgtatcgggacctgagacagcattattggtggcggcgaatgaagaaagacatagttgagtatgtaggtaggtgcctaaattgccagcaggttaagtatgagcaccagaggccaggtggcttaaTCCAGCATATGACtataccagaatggaaatgggaacgcattactatggacttcgtagttgggtttccGTGGACCTTACGGAAGTTCGATGCATTTTGA